One part of the Actinomyces howellii genome encodes these proteins:
- a CDS encoding aldo/keto reductase, translated as MRMIPLGGSTLSAPCVILGLMRVADMDDAAIRSLVSTALDEGVTMFDHADIYGRDHLCEERFGSALGWGAAEREQVIIQTKCGIRFGWFDFSREHILSSVDQSLAALRTDYIDVLLLHRPDALVEPEEVASAFDALSASGKVRHFGVSNHTRGQLELLRSVVDQPLLANQLQLSVTHADMIAEGVALNMRHDQSLVRTDGILDYCRLTGTTVQAWSPFQNGDGTGPFLGDTARFGALNTVIDRLAAQYAVAPEAIATAWILRHPADIQVVLGTTRPERVRAAAAGARTRLSREQWYEVFRAAGYIVP; from the coding sequence ATGCGAATGATCCCCCTGGGCGGCTCGACGCTGAGCGCCCCCTGCGTCATCCTCGGTCTCATGCGCGTCGCCGACATGGACGACGCCGCGATCCGCTCCCTCGTGAGCACCGCCCTCGACGAGGGCGTCACCATGTTCGACCACGCCGACATCTACGGTCGCGACCACCTGTGCGAGGAGCGCTTCGGCTCCGCGCTGGGGTGGGGCGCCGCCGAGCGCGAGCAGGTCATCATCCAGACCAAGTGCGGCATCCGCTTCGGCTGGTTCGACTTCTCCCGCGAGCACATCCTGTCCTCGGTCGACCAGTCGCTGGCGGCTCTGCGCACCGACTACATCGACGTGCTCCTCCTTCATCGCCCCGACGCCCTGGTCGAGCCCGAGGAGGTGGCCTCCGCCTTCGACGCCCTGAGCGCCTCGGGCAAGGTGAGGCACTTCGGGGTCTCCAACCACACCCGCGGCCAGCTCGAGCTCCTGCGCTCGGTGGTCGACCAGCCCCTCCTCGCCAACCAGCTCCAGCTGTCGGTGACCCACGCCGACATGATCGCCGAGGGCGTGGCCCTCAACATGCGCCACGACCAGTCGCTCGTGCGCACCGACGGGATCCTCGACTACTGCCGCCTGACCGGCACGACGGTCCAGGCCTGGTCTCCTTTCCAGAACGGCGACGGCACCGGCCCCTTCCTCGGTGACACGGCCCGCTTCGGGGCGCTCAACACGGTCATCGACCGCCTCGCGGCGCAGTACGCAGTGGCTCCCGAGGCGATCGCGACGGCCTGGATCCTCAGGCACCCGGCGGACATCCAGGTGGTGCTCGGCACGACCCGGCCCGAGCGGGTCCGCGCGGCCGCGGCGGGGGCGCGGACAAGGCTCAGCCGCGAGCAGTGGTACGAGGTGTTCCGCGCCGCCGGGTACATCGTCCCCTGA
- a CDS encoding HNH endonuclease family protein — translation MRSLALLALVLAPAAGLAPVGPPAAAQVAWDERGDQVLSADKALEALAGLPEDSPAPVSWGEGGSRTGWFGESWEDVDGDGCDTRNEILARDLADPDFSRAPGLQGRGEGAGQGAAVCPDATVWSGTLEDPYTGTTVAFQRGQDTSAAVQVDHVVPLIYLYAHGAWQWDARTRLLAANDPLNLLAVDGQANQSKSGCGPATCPMGSTETGTWQTAGGSGWWPQSSYRCQYASRFVSVASAYSLGLPEADRQALHETLTDCAAGGDGSVSVAERTTATVRELTGEPGPALLAAVGLALVGTGVLLRARRALRRRPHRARRR, via the coding sequence ATGAGGTCACTGGCTCTTCTGGCCCTGGTGCTCGCTCCCGCTGCCGGCCTGGCTCCCGTGGGGCCGCCGGCCGCCGCGCAGGTAGCCTGGGACGAGCGGGGCGACCAGGTCCTGAGCGCCGACAAGGCCCTCGAGGCCCTGGCGGGACTGCCCGAGGACTCCCCCGCACCGGTGTCCTGGGGTGAGGGGGGCTCGCGCACGGGATGGTTCGGCGAGTCCTGGGAGGACGTCGACGGCGACGGCTGCGACACCCGCAACGAGATCCTCGCCAGGGACCTGGCCGACCCTGACTTCTCCCGGGCCCCGGGTCTCCAGGGCCGAGGCGAGGGAGCGGGTCAGGGCGCCGCGGTGTGCCCCGACGCCACGGTGTGGTCGGGCACCCTCGAGGACCCCTACACCGGCACGACGGTCGCCTTCCAGCGAGGCCAGGACACCTCCGCGGCGGTCCAGGTCGACCACGTCGTCCCCTTGATCTACCTCTACGCCCACGGCGCCTGGCAGTGGGACGCACGCACCCGGCTCCTGGCGGCCAACGACCCGCTCAACCTGCTGGCCGTCGACGGGCAGGCCAACCAGTCGAAGTCCGGCTGCGGGCCGGCGACCTGCCCGATGGGATCGACCGAGACCGGCACGTGGCAGACCGCGGGCGGATCCGGGTGGTGGCCCCAGAGCTCCTACCGCTGCCAGTACGCGTCGCGCTTCGTGTCGGTGGCCTCCGCCTACTCCCTGGGCCTGCCCGAGGCCGACCGACAGGCGCTGCACGAGACCCTGACCGACTGCGCCGCCGGTGGCGACGGGTCCGTCTCGGTGGCCGAGCGCACGACGGCGACGGTGCGCGAGCTGACCGGCGAGCCCGGTCCGGCGCTCCTGGCGGCGGTGGGCCTGGCCCTTGTCGGCACGGGTGTCCTGCTCCGGGCGCGCCGGGCACTGAGGCGCAGGCCGCACCGGGCGCGCCGCCGTTGA
- a CDS encoding RNA-binding S4 domain-containing protein — protein MTRRRGRSGQAGPEAGGAEQGLSSARVDVWLWSVRQVGSRSAATAACRAGHVRVNGEAAKPAQHVGVGDEIRVRVRGFDRRLVVRRILVKRVGAPVARTAYDDVSDPLPSPLDAPAPVLRARGAGRPTKKERRQLDALRGVDRAGGPQSLQAAEDIERLLDRPAPRATEPGTGGRRSS, from the coding sequence ATGACGAGACGACGGGGGCGATCGGGACAGGCTGGGCCCGAGGCGGGCGGCGCCGAGCAGGGCCTGTCCTCGGCTCGCGTCGACGTGTGGCTGTGGAGCGTGCGCCAGGTCGGCTCCCGCTCGGCGGCGACGGCCGCATGCCGGGCGGGGCACGTGCGCGTCAACGGGGAGGCGGCCAAACCCGCCCAGCACGTGGGCGTCGGTGACGAGATCCGCGTGCGTGTCAGGGGCTTCGACCGCCGGCTCGTCGTCAGGCGCATCCTGGTCAAGCGGGTGGGCGCCCCGGTGGCGCGCACCGCCTACGACGACGTCTCGGATCCGCTGCCCTCCCCCCTGGACGCGCCGGCGCCCGTCCTGCGCGCCCGGGGCGCGGGCCGCCCCACGAAGAAGGAGCGTCGTCAGCTCGACGCCCTGCGGGGCGTGGATCGTGCTGGCGGCCCCCAGTCCCTTCAGGCGGCTGAGGACATCGAACGGCTTCTTGACCGGCCGGCCCCCCGCGCTACTGAGCCGGGGACCGGTGGGAGGAGGTCGTCGTGA
- a CDS encoding alpha/beta hydrolase produces the protein MGPSGRRRASLGALALAGLSAVGVLAVRRHELGPGLSRVRPELRAPLLALGRGPTGAPQEPTVVPPRVAAVASRVFPVGLGQRQAVPGQDGEVPVWVYETAERAAAGPTGALLWLHGGGLIAGTPAQDHMLCTRIARELGILVVSVDYRLAPAHPYPAAIEDCALVLRWLTEDSERLGVDPARIAVGGSSAGGGLAAALAQRVRDERRDRGAGPDRPGSTVPSIAFQLLVYPMLDDRTGAGGVEVPGRGEYVWTARSNAEGWAAYLGHRAGEPENRPWAVPARCEDLSGLADAWIGVGELDLFVEENLRYAERLRQAGADVQVRVEPGMYHGADHCTWSAAMRDFRAEALDALGRALRS, from the coding sequence ATGGGGCCCTCCGGACGACGCCGGGCCTCCCTGGGGGCACTGGCGCTGGCGGGGCTGAGCGCCGTCGGCGTCCTGGCGGTCCGCCGCCACGAGCTCGGACCGGGCCTGAGCCGGGTGCGCCCGGAGCTGCGCGCTCCCCTGCTCGCCCTGGGACGCGGCCCCACCGGCGCGCCCCAGGAGCCCACCGTCGTCCCGCCACGGGTGGCGGCAGTGGCCTCCCGCGTCTTCCCGGTGGGCCTGGGGCAGCGCCAGGCCGTGCCCGGGCAGGACGGCGAGGTGCCCGTGTGGGTCTACGAGACGGCCGAGCGGGCCGCCGCCGGGCCGACCGGCGCGCTGCTGTGGCTCCACGGAGGCGGTCTCATCGCGGGCACACCGGCCCAGGACCACATGCTGTGCACGAGGATCGCCCGTGAGCTCGGCATCCTCGTCGTCTCGGTGGACTACCGGCTGGCCCCCGCCCACCCCTACCCCGCCGCGATCGAGGACTGTGCGCTCGTGCTGCGCTGGCTGACCGAGGACTCCGAGCGGCTGGGGGTCGACCCGGCGCGCATCGCCGTCGGCGGGTCGAGCGCGGGCGGCGGGCTGGCGGCCGCCCTGGCCCAACGGGTGCGAGATGAGCGCAGGGACCGGGGTGCGGGCCCGGACCGGCCAGGGAGCACCGTGCCCTCGATCGCCTTCCAGCTGCTCGTCTACCCGATGCTCGACGACCGCACCGGGGCCGGGGGCGTCGAGGTCCCCGGGCGCGGGGAGTACGTGTGGACGGCTCGTTCCAACGCCGAGGGCTGGGCCGCCTACCTCGGCCACCGCGCCGGGGAGCCGGAGAACCGGCCCTGGGCGGTGCCCGCCCGGTGCGAGGACCTGTCGGGGCTCGCCGACGCGTGGATCGGGGTGGGCGAGCTCGACCTGTTCGTCGAGGAGAACCTGCGCTACGCCGAGCGCCTGCGGCAGGCGGGTGCCGACGTCCAGGTGCGCGTCGAGCCGGGGATGTACCACGGCGCCGACCACTGCACGTGGTCGGCGGCCATGCGCGACTTCCGCGCCGAGGCCCTTGACGCCCTGGGGCGGGCGCTGCGCAGCTGA
- a CDS encoding HAD family hydrolase, with protein MTRTLALPDLPDTVDLRLVVTDMDGTLLAADGALPQGLDRTTELMRERGVLFVPASGRQLHNIRDVLGPLALDGPVIAENGTYVVQGEEEIHSDTLDTDQVRAAVGATRQLHETGQDIGAVVATKQRACVERRDTRFVQECSRYYARLEVVDDLLALPLDDVLKVAVYSFGDIEREAAPTLAAAAPQAQTVVSGRHWTDMMPPLASKGRALAALQRRMGISAAQTAVFGDYLNDLELYDHAELSFAMANAHPQVLARARYTAPANTDRGVLRTIEALLDRMA; from the coding sequence ATGACCCGCACCCTGGCTCTGCCCGACCTGCCCGACACCGTCGACCTGCGTCTGGTCGTCACCGACATGGACGGCACCCTCCTGGCCGCAGACGGCGCCCTTCCTCAGGGGCTGGACCGCACGACCGAGCTGATGCGGGAGCGCGGAGTCCTCTTCGTGCCGGCCTCGGGCCGTCAGCTCCACAACATCCGTGACGTGCTCGGCCCCCTGGCCCTCGACGGGCCGGTCATCGCCGAGAACGGCACCTACGTCGTCCAGGGCGAGGAGGAGATCCACTCTGACACCCTCGACACGGACCAGGTGCGTGCCGCCGTGGGCGCCACCCGACAGCTGCACGAGACGGGCCAGGACATCGGCGCTGTCGTGGCCACGAAGCAGCGCGCCTGCGTCGAGCGCCGCGACACGCGCTTCGTCCAGGAGTGCTCCCGGTACTACGCCCGGCTCGAGGTGGTCGACGACCTGCTCGCCCTGCCCCTGGACGACGTGCTCAAGGTGGCCGTCTACTCCTTCGGTGACATCGAGCGTGAGGCCGCTCCCACCCTGGCCGCCGCAGCCCCGCAGGCCCAGACGGTTGTCTCCGGACGTCACTGGACGGACATGATGCCGCCCCTGGCCTCCAAGGGGCGCGCCCTGGCCGCGCTCCAGCGGCGCATGGGGATCAGCGCGGCGCAGACGGCCGTGTTCGGCGACTACCTCAACGACCTCGAGCTCTACGACCACGCCGAGCTGTCCTTCGCCATGGCCAACGCCCACCCGCAGGTACTGGCCCGTGCCCGCTACACGGCGCCGGCCAACACCGACCGGGGCGTGCTGCGCACCATTGAGGCGCTGCTCGACCGGATGGCCTGA
- a CDS encoding cupin domain-containing protein has product MTVTDKGPQPNVFDLEAATVGNESYRTVAWTGTYLQVTLMSIRPGEPIGLETHPEIDQFIRIDAGQSSCVMGPSAEDLTLTQEVSDGWSIQVPAGTWHDVVNTRDEPLRLHTTYAPVHHAQGIVQATAAQTEADEEARRDEPPARTWQSGRRAADSHA; this is encoded by the coding sequence ATGACCGTCACTGACAAAGGACCCCAGCCCAACGTCTTCGACCTCGAGGCCGCCACCGTGGGCAACGAGAGCTACAGGACGGTGGCGTGGACCGGCACCTACCTGCAGGTCACGCTCATGTCGATCCGGCCGGGTGAGCCCATCGGCCTGGAGACCCACCCCGAGATCGACCAGTTCATCCGCATCGACGCCGGCCAGAGCAGCTGCGTCATGGGACCGAGCGCCGAGGACCTGACCCTGACCCAGGAGGTGAGCGACGGCTGGTCGATCCAGGTTCCGGCAGGCACCTGGCACGATGTCGTCAACACCAGGGATGAGCCGCTGCGCCTGCACACGACCTACGCTCCCGTCCACCACGCGCAGGGCATCGTCCAGGCCACCGCCGCGCAGACCGAGGCCGACGAGGAGGCGAGACGTGACGAGCCTCCGGCGCGGACCTGGCAGTCCGGTCGGCGGGCCGCGGACTCCCACGCCTGA
- a CDS encoding protein-tyrosine phosphatase family protein has translation MSTWDSVEGVVTLPDGRRVRGTGRRRPRGCVPDPELAVYLLGREPEVTRWPYLWVRWPDFRLPAEPDRAVAVLREAHRRAAHERVEIACDGGVGRTGTAMALLAVLSGVPSQDAVAWVRRTYHPRAVETPWQRTWVERSLGAVTRTR, from the coding sequence GTGAGCACGTGGGACTCCGTCGAGGGTGTCGTCACCCTGCCGGACGGTCGCCGGGTCCGGGGCACCGGGCGCCGTCGGCCGCGCGGGTGCGTCCCCGACCCCGAGCTGGCCGTCTACCTGCTCGGCAGGGAGCCGGAGGTGACCCGCTGGCCCTACCTGTGGGTGCGGTGGCCCGACTTCCGGCTTCCTGCCGAGCCCGACCGGGCCGTGGCCGTGCTGCGCGAGGCTCACCGCCGGGCCGCGCACGAACGGGTCGAGATCGCCTGCGACGGTGGGGTGGGACGCACCGGCACGGCCATGGCGCTGCTGGCTGTCCTCAGCGGTGTGCCGTCCCAGGACGCCGTCGCCTGGGTTCGCAGGACGTACCACCCTCGCGCCGTCGAGACCCCGTGGCAGAGGACCTGGGTGGAGCGGTCGCTCGGGGCCGTCACGCGAACACGCTGA
- a CDS encoding calcium:proton antiporter, with the protein MPARSCLRTVLTTVLTPTAALRVALGWGSFLVVLLARPVLGAGLPALALVTALTTIVAVVIACAFGVVIQAERLAQRLGDPYGTLVLTLSVVVIEVILICAVLLGPGEHTTVARDSVMATTMIVLNLLVGAALVVGGLRHGDLRANPTGVSAYLALLVVLTAVAFVLPGTIGVDGSYSSDQAVPVIVLVVVLYGFFLHRQTGAQSPDFQEVTGVEPGSDAGTVDRETRQGAGTPRHEHLAEVIARAVVLLVTVTPVLLLSHDMAVLLDDGLGRLGAPVALSGVLIATVVLLPEGIATVRAAWRGQAQRVANLAYGALVSCVGLTLPAVLAIGELSGQRVVLAETPTNLVLVGVSLLLTHVTVSARRLTAVHGSAHLAVFVLYGLSVFA; encoded by the coding sequence ATGCCTGCTCGCTCCTGCCTCCGCACGGTGCTCACGACCGTCCTGACCCCCACCGCCGCCCTCCGGGTCGCCCTCGGCTGGGGCTCCTTCCTCGTCGTCCTCCTCGCTCGGCCCGTCCTGGGCGCAGGCCTGCCGGCCCTCGCGCTGGTGACGGCCTTGACCACGATCGTGGCCGTCGTCATCGCCTGCGCCTTCGGGGTCGTCATCCAGGCGGAGCGTCTCGCCCAGCGCCTGGGCGACCCCTACGGGACGCTCGTGCTCACCCTGTCCGTCGTCGTCATCGAGGTCATCCTCATCTGCGCCGTCCTGCTCGGCCCGGGTGAGCACACGACCGTCGCGCGCGACTCCGTCATGGCCACGACGATGATCGTGCTCAACCTCCTCGTCGGCGCCGCCCTCGTTGTCGGGGGCCTGCGTCACGGGGACCTGCGGGCCAACCCCACCGGGGTCTCGGCTTACCTCGCGCTTCTTGTCGTCCTGACCGCCGTCGCCTTCGTCCTGCCCGGCACTATCGGCGTCGACGGGTCCTACTCCTCCGACCAGGCGGTACCTGTCATCGTGCTCGTCGTGGTGCTCTACGGGTTCTTCCTCCACCGCCAGACGGGTGCTCAGAGCCCAGACTTCCAGGAGGTCACGGGGGTGGAGCCCGGCAGTGACGCAGGCACCGTCGACCGCGAGACCCGCCAGGGGGCCGGTACGCCACGCCACGAGCACCTGGCCGAGGTCATCGCCAGAGCCGTTGTCCTCCTGGTCACCGTGACCCCCGTCCTCCTGCTCTCACACGACATGGCCGTGCTCCTGGACGACGGTCTGGGCCGGCTCGGGGCGCCGGTCGCCCTGTCGGGTGTCCTCATCGCCACGGTCGTGCTCCTGCCCGAGGGCATCGCCACCGTCCGGGCGGCGTGGAGAGGCCAGGCACAGCGCGTGGCCAACCTCGCCTACGGTGCCCTCGTGTCCTGCGTCGGGCTCACCCTGCCCGCAGTGCTCGCCATCGGCGAGCTGAGCGGACAGAGAGTCGTCCTGGCCGAGACCCCCACGAACCTCGTGCTCGTCGGTGTGAGCCTGCTGCTCACCCACGTGACCGTGAGCGCCCGGCGGCTGACCGCCGTGCACGGCTCCGCCCACCTCGCCGTCTTCGTCCTCTACGGGCTCAGCGTGTTCGCGTGA
- a CDS encoding glycosyltransferase, which yields MHWSFGMFVVLVCLLIVISCLVVKLTFKRGMNPRDEQRMHSGGRRRLRTTRRPVATREEAAAFAKESGLPRALASTSGFSPALLVISLALALWLYWRVIITTRANFDPWLIWTFNVVFVIVALQLLLASFEGRIPGGHKHHRIAVLIPLYNEDPEVVHRMLTALVRQSTPPDEIHVVDDGSTQGSYREQREWFMRLIAGEGIYGTWQRTRNRGKRHAQAQAFQQIHDADLFVTVDSDSMLDYEAIKEISHPFKDPTIMSVAGVILATNSRVNLLARITDMIFVGQQLTDRSSMSRLGSVLVNSGGLAAYRYQILADNIETYMNENYLGRHVEFSDDSMLTLFALLNGRTVQQPTAFAFAWMPDRWSHHYRQQVRWFRGSFIRGLWRIRFLPLASWGWWRQVTGWMQLWAVSSVFIYLVILRPLTTTHGIPVEVVIVPVLIGLAQNSRYVRVWRSDMTALERYTLLLLSPLATLWTTVILRPLRIWGMLTSAKMGWNTRQQIEVTSSEGEGEETAQAAPAA from the coding sequence ATGCACTGGTCCTTTGGAATGTTCGTCGTCCTGGTGTGCCTGCTCATCGTCATCTCCTGCCTCGTGGTCAAGCTGACCTTCAAGCGCGGGATGAACCCCAGGGACGAGCAGCGCATGCACTCCGGCGGACGCCGCCGCCTACGCACCACCCGGCGCCCCGTCGCCACCCGTGAGGAGGCCGCGGCCTTCGCCAAGGAGTCCGGCCTGCCCCGGGCCCTGGCGAGCACCTCGGGATTCTCCCCGGCCCTGCTCGTCATCAGCCTCGCCCTGGCCCTGTGGCTCTACTGGCGCGTCATCATCACCACCCGGGCGAACTTCGACCCCTGGCTCATCTGGACCTTCAACGTCGTGTTCGTCATCGTCGCCCTCCAGCTCCTCCTGGCCAGCTTCGAGGGCCGCATCCCCGGCGGGCACAAGCACCACCGCATCGCCGTGCTCATCCCCCTGTACAACGAGGACCCCGAGGTGGTCCACCGGATGCTCACCGCCCTGGTGCGCCAGTCCACCCCGCCCGACGAGATCCACGTCGTCGACGACGGCTCGACCCAGGGCTCCTACCGCGAGCAGCGAGAGTGGTTCATGCGGCTCATCGCCGGCGAAGGCATCTACGGCACCTGGCAGCGCACGAGGAACCGGGGCAAGCGTCACGCCCAGGCACAGGCCTTCCAGCAGATCCACGACGCCGACCTCTTCGTGACCGTCGACTCCGACTCCATGCTCGACTATGAGGCGATCAAGGAGATCTCCCACCCTTTCAAGGACCCCACGATCATGTCGGTGGCCGGGGTCATCCTGGCGACCAACTCCAGGGTCAACCTCCTGGCGCGGATCACCGACATGATCTTCGTCGGCCAGCAGCTGACCGACCGCTCCTCGATGTCCCGCCTCGGCTCGGTGCTCGTCAACTCCGGGGGACTGGCCGCATACCGGTACCAGATCCTGGCCGACAACATCGAGACCTACATGAACGAGAACTACCTGGGCCGTCACGTCGAGTTCTCCGACGACTCCATGCTCACCCTCTTCGCCCTGCTCAACGGCCGGACCGTCCAGCAGCCCACCGCCTTCGCCTTCGCCTGGATGCCCGACCGGTGGAGCCACCACTACCGCCAGCAGGTGCGCTGGTTCCGCGGCTCCTTCATCCGCGGCCTGTGGCGCATCCGCTTCCTGCCCCTGGCCTCCTGGGGCTGGTGGCGCCAGGTGACCGGGTGGATGCAGCTGTGGGCCGTCAGCTCGGTGTTCATCTACCTCGTCATCCTGCGCCCGCTGACCACCACGCACGGCATCCCCGTGGAGGTCGTCATCGTGCCCGTGCTCATCGGCCTGGCTCAGAACTCGCGGTACGTGCGCGTCTGGCGCTCTGACATGACCGCCCTCGAGCGCTACACGCTTCTCCTGCTCTCACCGCTGGCCACGCTGTGGACGACCGTCATCCTGCGCCCCCTGCGCATCTGGGGGATGCTCACGAGCGCCAAGATGGGCTGGAACACCCGCCAGCAGATCGAGGTGACCTCCTCAGAGGGGGAGGGGGAGGAGACGGCTCAGGCGGCCCCGGCGGCCTGA
- a CDS encoding polysaccharide deacetylase family protein, translating to MTDGVPPTGGASSQILFAPAYGSSPYRERTVISDMQDAQAWVRSSAGGSLRADTTTFARGTQSLELTTTGDPARPLAIDLALGGVDMSRCQWDLMLRAEDHQTIDSIWLEVGQDDSSFLRLDVVPDPRTLRTGGWSRVTVNRAATRSVTGRPALSRVTRVRVRVNSRAGSGPSRVWLGYLGLLPVEDSGVVSISFDDGYDTDYTTARVIMQRHGIPTGTSYVIADKIGLPGRMTLDQLKELRDVHNWEIAAHATTDLTTLDEAGLRGEFERIKSFLIDNGHHGSAHHFALPMGRYNELVLQIARQYFSTVRTIDVAHETVVPGDPMRLRVFYTGRYTTEAQVTRALALCAEHRSWTHMVFHRVLAVPDGAPETVDAATFELFMSRVADSGLPVKKIAEIVPGT from the coding sequence ATGACCGACGGCGTCCCGCCCACCGGCGGAGCATCCAGCCAGATCCTCTTCGCCCCCGCCTACGGCTCCTCGCCCTACCGCGAGCGCACCGTCATCTCCGACATGCAGGACGCACAGGCCTGGGTCAGGTCGAGCGCCGGGGGCTCCCTGCGCGCCGACACGACCACCTTCGCGCGCGGCACGCAGTCCCTGGAGCTGACCACCACCGGCGACCCGGCGCGCCCACTCGCGATCGACCTGGCCCTGGGCGGCGTCGACATGTCCCGCTGCCAGTGGGACCTCATGCTCCGGGCCGAGGACCACCAGACGATCGACAGCATCTGGCTGGAGGTCGGGCAGGACGACTCCTCCTTCCTGCGCCTCGACGTCGTCCCCGACCCCCGGACACTGCGGACGGGAGGCTGGAGCAGGGTGACGGTCAACCGGGCCGCCACCCGCTCGGTCACGGGCCGGCCGGCGCTGTCCCGCGTCACCCGCGTCAGGGTGCGCGTCAACTCCAGGGCGGGCTCCGGGCCCTCCCGCGTGTGGCTGGGCTACCTCGGCCTCCTGCCCGTCGAGGACTCCGGGGTGGTGTCCATCTCCTTCGACGACGGCTACGACACCGACTACACGACGGCGCGCGTCATCATGCAGCGTCACGGCATCCCCACCGGGACCTCCTACGTCATCGCCGACAAGATCGGCCTGCCCGGCCGGATGACCCTCGACCAGCTCAAGGAGCTGCGCGACGTCCACAACTGGGAGATCGCCGCCCACGCCACGACCGACCTGACGACCCTCGACGAGGCCGGCCTGCGCGGGGAGTTCGAGAGGATCAAGAGCTTCCTCATCGACAACGGGCACCACGGCTCGGCACACCACTTCGCCCTGCCCATGGGGCGCTACAACGAGCTGGTCCTTCAGATCGCCCGGCAGTACTTCTCCACGGTGCGCACCATCGACGTCGCCCACGAGACCGTCGTCCCCGGCGACCCGATGCGGTTACGCGTGTTCTACACGGGCCGCTACACCACTGAGGCCCAGGTGACCCGGGCCCTGGCCCTGTGCGCGGAGCACCGCTCATGGACGCACATGGTCTTCCACCGCGTCCTGGCGGTGCCCGACGGCGCCCCCGAGACGGTCGACGCCGCCACCTTCGAGCTGTTCATGTCACGGGTGGCGGACAGCGGACTGCCGGTCAAGAAGATCGCCGAGATCGTCCCCGGCACCTGA
- a CDS encoding MerR family transcriptional regulator, whose product MKMAQLSARSGVGAPTIRYYIREGLVPAGELTSPNQAVYDDRHLEALRLVRALIDVGGLSVDGARAVLANLGGGESAAETLRAAQYALTPAQGSGHAQLDEALARVEALIESRWWSVSADNPARWTLARTLLALEELGATEVLELLDAYAAAAEEVADREAEVLERVGTPREAVVSVVALDVLGDRLVSALRRMAQEDALVARGGGTGTQADGGTPQR is encoded by the coding sequence ATGAAGATGGCTCAGCTGAGCGCCCGATCCGGTGTCGGGGCGCCGACGATCCGCTACTACATCCGCGAGGGCCTCGTGCCCGCGGGAGAGCTGACGAGCCCCAACCAGGCGGTCTATGACGACCGGCACCTCGAGGCGCTGCGTCTGGTGCGGGCGCTCATCGACGTCGGGGGCCTGTCCGTGGACGGCGCCCGGGCCGTCCTGGCCAATCTCGGCGGCGGTGAGAGTGCTGCCGAGACGCTCAGGGCGGCGCAGTACGCACTCACCCCGGCCCAGGGGTCCGGGCACGCCCAACTCGACGAGGCACTGGCGCGGGTCGAGGCGCTCATCGAGAGCCGCTGGTGGAGCGTGTCGGCGGACAACCCGGCCAGGTGGACCCTCGCGCGCACGCTCCTGGCACTTGAGGAGCTCGGTGCGACCGAGGTCCTCGAGCTCCTCGACGCCTACGCCGCGGCGGCCGAGGAGGTGGCCGACCGTGAGGCCGAGGTCCTCGAGAGAGTGGGAACTCCCCGCGAGGCGGTCGTCAGCGTCGTCGCCCTCGACGTCCTGGGGGACAGGCTCGTGTCGGCGCTGCGCCGGATGGCTCAGGAGGACGCCCTTGTCGCGCGCGGCGGCGGTACCGGCACCCAGGCCGACGGCGGGACCCCGCAGCGGTGA